In the genome of Neisseria lactamica, the window GAAACATTATGTCGGCAGGCCCAGTCCCGTTTATCACGCCGCGCGGTTGTCCGAACATCTGGGCGGCGCGCAAATCTGGTTGAAACGCGAAGATTTGAACCACACCGGCGCGCACAAAGTCAACAACACCATCGGTCAGGCATTGCTCGCCCGCCGTATGGGCAAAAAACGCGTGATTGCCGAAACCGGCGCGGGTCAGCACGGCGTGGCGAGTGCTACCGTTGCCGCACGCTTCGGAATGACTTGCGATGTCTATATGGGTGCGGACGACATCCAGCGTCAAATGCCCAACGTGTTCCGCATGAAATTGTTGGGCGCGAACGTGGTCGGTGTAGAAAGCGGCAGCCGCACGCTCAAAGACGCGATGAACGAAGCTATGCGCGAATGGGTCGCCCGCGTGGACGATACGTTCTACATCATCGGCACCGCCGCCGGCCCCGCGCCGTATCCCGAAATGGTACGCGATTTCCAATGCGTTATCGGCAACGAAGCCAAAGCGCAGATGCAGGAAGCCATCGGCCGCCAGCCTGATGTTGCCGTTGCCTGTGTGGGCGGCGGCTCGAACGCCATTGGTTTGTTCTACCCTTATATCGAAGAAGAAAACGTACGTTTGGTCGGCGTAGAAGCAGGCGGTTTGGGTGTGGATACGCCTGACCACGCCGCACCGATTACTTCGGGCGCACCGATTGGCGTACTGCACGGCTTCCGCAGCTACCTGATGCAGGACGAAAACGGCCAGGTTTTGGGTACGCATTCTGTTTCCGCAGGCTTGGATTACCCCGGCATCGGCCCGGAACACAGCCATCTGCACGACATCAAGCGCGTCGAATACACCGTTGCCAAAGACGACGAAGCACTCGAAGCCTTTGACTTGCTCTGCCGCTTCGAGGGCATTATCCCCGCGCTGGAATCCAGCCACGCCGTTGCTTGGGCGGTGAAAAACGCGCCGAAAATGGGCAAAGACCAGGTGATTTTGGTCAACCTGTCCGGCCGCGGCGACAAAGACATCAATACCGTGGCGAAGCTCAAAGGTATTAAACTGTAACCTCGTCCGTCTGATAAAAATGCCGTCTGAAGCCTGAGTTCAGACGGCATTTTTACGAACTTTCCTTTATGACGGCTTTTCGGATTTGCTTTATTATCTGTTTATTTTTGAAATATCGGGAGTGGGGAGACGTGTTCCGTCGTTGTTTTTTGCCGTGTTGGGTCGTCGGCGCGGCGGCTTCGTTTGCGCTGCCGGTCGTGCCGCATTGGCTGTTTTGGCTGGCGGCTTTTGCGGTTTTTGCTGTGTTTGCAAGGCGGTTTGCGTTTGCCGGTTTGATGTTGTGTGTCTTGGCAGGGGCTGCTTACGGTGTGTTCAGGACGGAGGCGGCACTGTCTTCGCAATGGCGGGCGGAGGCGGTTTCAGGCGTGCCGTTGACGGTGGAAGTGGCGGATATGCCGAGGTCGGACGGGCGGCGCGTGCAGTTTGCGGCAAAGGCTGTGGACAGCGGTGGTCGGACGTTCGATTTGCTGCTGTCGGACTACAAACGGCGCGAATGGGCGGTCGGGAGCAGATGGCGGATAACGGCACGTGTGCACCCCGTCGTCGGGGAGTTGAACCTGCGCGGTTTGAACCGTGAGGCGTGGGCATTATCCAACGGGATAGGCGGCGTGGGGACGGTCGGTGCGGACAGGGTTTTGCTGCATGACGGAAGCGGTTGGGGGATTGCGGTTTGGCGCAGCCGCATCAGCCGTAATTGGCAGCAGGCGGATGCGGACGGCGGGCTTTCAGACGGCATCGGGCTGATGCGCGCGTTGAGTGTGGGCGAACAGTCGGCATTGCGCCCCGAATTGTGGCAGGCGTTTCGACCGTTGGGGCTGACGCATCTGGT includes:
- the trpB gene encoding tryptophan synthase subunit beta, which encodes MKNYHAPDEKGFFGEHGGLYVSETLIPALQELADAYKAAKNDPEFWAEFHRDLKHYVGRPSPVYHAARLSEHLGGAQIWLKREDLNHTGAHKVNNTIGQALLARRMGKKRVIAETGAGQHGVASATVAARFGMTCDVYMGADDIQRQMPNVFRMKLLGANVVGVESGSRTLKDAMNEAMREWVARVDDTFYIIGTAAGPAPYPEMVRDFQCVIGNEAKAQMQEAIGRQPDVAVACVGGGSNAIGLFYPYIEEENVRLVGVEAGGLGVDTPDHAAPITSGAPIGVLHGFRSYLMQDENGQVLGTHSVSAGLDYPGIGPEHSHLHDIKRVEYTVAKDDEALEAFDLLCRFEGIIPALESSHAVAWAVKNAPKMGKDQVILVNLSGRGDKDINTVAKLKGIKL